A single region of the Oncorhynchus keta strain PuntledgeMale-10-30-2019 chromosome 4, Oket_V2, whole genome shotgun sequence genome encodes:
- the LOC118377254 gene encoding disks large homolog 3-like isoform X7, translating to MMNSSMSSGSGSLRTSEKRSLYVRALFDYDRARDSCLPSQGLSFSYGDILHVINASDDEWWQARLVTPHGESEQIGVIPSKKRVEKKERARLKTVKFHARTGMIDSNRPVKVKRKKSFNLSRKFQFYKSKENIVQELVESEQCLTSNTSDSESSSKGQEDTILSYEPVIRQEIHYTRPVIILGPMKDRVNDDLISEFPHKFGSCVPHTTRPRRENEMDGQDYHFVGSREQMEKDIQDNKFIEAGQFNENLYGTSILSVRAVAERGKHCILDVSGNAIKRLQQAQLYSIAIFIKPKSIETLMEMNKRQTFEQSNKIFDKAIKLEQEFGEFFTAIVQGDSLEEIYNKIKMIIEEQSGPYIWIPSSEKL from the exons AGCCCTTTTTGACTATGACCGGGCCAGAGACAGCTGTCTGCCCAGCCAGGGCCTGagcttctcctatggggacatccTGCATGTCATCAACGCCTCCGATGACGAGTGGTGGCAGGCGCGTCTGGTCACGCCTCACGGAGAGAGCGAGCAGATCGGGGTCATTCCAAGCAAGAAGAG GGTGGAGAAGAAGGAGCGAGCGAGGTTAAAAACAGTCAAGTTCCACGCCAGGACGGGCATGATTGATTCCAACAGG CCAGTCAAAGTAAAGCGCAAAAAAAGCTTCAACCTCTCACGCAAGTTCCAGTTTTACAAGAGCAAGGAGAATATTGTGCAGGAGTTGGTGGAGTCTGAAC AATGCCTGACGTCAAACACGAGCGACAGTGAAAGCAGCTCAA AGGGTCAGGAAGACACAATTCTCTCATACGAGCCAGTGATTCGACAGGAGA TTCATTACACAAGGCCTGTGATCATCTTGGGCCCAATGAAAGACAGAGTAAACGATGACCTGATCTCAGAGTTCCCTCACAAGTTTGGTTCCTGCGTTCCTC ACACGACACGTCCGCGGCGGGAGAACGAGATGGACGGCCAGGACTACCATTTTGTGGGCTCACGGGAGCAGATGGAGAAGGACATTCAGGATAATAAGTTCATTGAGGCAGGCCAGTTCAACGAGAACCTCTATGGGACCAGCATCTTGTCTGTCAGAGCAGTGGCTGAGAGG GGAAAACACTGTATCCTGGACGTGTCTGGAAACGCTATAAAGCGACTGCAACAAGCACAACTTTATTCGATCGCAATTTTCATCAAACCAAAATCCATTGAAACTCTTAT GGAGATGAATAAGAGACAGACATTTGAGCAATCCAATAAAATCTTTGATAAGGCAATTAAACTGGAACAAGAGTTTGGAGAATTTTTCACAG CCATTGTACAGGGTGACTCTCTAGAGGAAATTTACAACAAAATCAAGATGATCATCGAGGAACAGTCGGGCCCCTACATCTGGATACCTTCCTCAGAGAAGCTCTGA
- the tex11 gene encoding testis-expressed protein 11 isoform X2, whose amino-acid sequence MDMFVSNVKCLTERLLQKQLANTDEVIEKLFCEDFPRVTPLDPQLEESAIQLWNWAVTKRVGTAINEHQKAKVRHVACRLLYSCEPENPAEGAVRKQILMASKTGRTWLDCKKPQLADNFLSLAVKSLETLYSRLTSRGHGGADINTSKGDVEKDLLRVLSYQAESALAQENHQEAVACMQRCKEMLLRLPKEAKVLRLLATVYLKWDCQQFQEKALNAVNLANKESVHPSGLYLKIRILLRCGAQDDHVRAGVTELLESEVPLEVCLSTVKLLMAEDRETLAFDYLKRVCQHFESSPELGSALVLHIELLLQRGKELLGKQKIEDIITGHYTGKQLSPQTLTCLHLLLWDKASKNFETKNFSEALQWYNYSLSFYKAGQMEPNLAKLQRNRASCLLQLQQLDKAKEAIKEAERCDPNSIFTQFSVYKIAVLENNVEKAAEAVKAIAALAQGPLTSEDRLLVAENAASNLLSLAAQIALENEQQDTAMKALESLCEHSKDEAQVLTALRCLVRLVLSTIEKASGEIGHANLDILLSYLKMALQKVSQLSPGPSMAVEQRTEDANWFRKIAWNSALQCESSPDRMRDFFLFSYQLSQFCPPDRAVLMGQKTCLLMAAAASLELCRKSPHSDQTEQLTQALEHIQICWEVWKTLKASGDNSKDPTNILLLLYEFEARAKLNDPKVETVLESVLELDNVEIKVLETMAALAMEPPAHFPLLCKKALRIALSLHRKQPQADLAHCSQCVHSLIQLSLPSGVSDVEARVLEEVWGYYEEALSIITAAPEDFPEMEILWLLTRAWNTGILLYSLAQYPEAERWCGLGMSFLRHLGSLQESYQTQMSGLYSEVLDRLDKAKKNLIMEE is encoded by the exons ATGGATATGTTTGTTTCAAATGTGAAAT GTCTCACAGAGCGCTTGCTGCAGAAACAACTGGCTAATACAGATGAGGTTATTGAGAAGCTCTTTTGTGAAGACTTCCCAAGAGTAACACCACTGGATCCTCAG CTTGAAGAAAGTGCCATTCAGCTGTGGAATTGGGCAGTCACCAAACGTGTGGGAACAGCCATAAATGAGCACCAGAAAGCAAAAG tGCGTCATGTTGCATGCAGGCTGCTGTACTCCTGTGAGCCTGAGAATCCAGCAGAGGGCGCTGTGCGCAAACAGATCCTG ATGGCCAGCAAGACAGGAAGAACTTGGCTAGACTGTAAAAAGCCCCAGCTAGCTGATAACTTCCTGAGCCTTGCTGTCAAA AGCttggagacactgtacagccgaCTAACATCCCGAGGCCATGGAGGGGCAGACATCAACACATCGAAAGGAGATGTGGAGAAGGACCTGCTTCGAGTTCTGTCTTACCAAGCTGAGTCG GCACTTGCTCAAGAGAATCACCAAGAGGCTGTGGCCTGCATGCAGCGCTGTAAAGAAATGCTACTGCGGCTCCCCAAAGAG GCCAAGGTTCTGAGGCTCCTTGCCACTGTCTATCTAAAGTGGGACTGTCAGCAGTTTCAGGAGAAGGCACTCAATGCTGTGAACTTAGCCAATAAG GAAAGTGTGCATCCCTCTGGGCTCTACCTGAAGATCAGAATTCTACTGAGATGTGGGGCTCAGGATGACCACGTAAGAGCTG GAGTGACAGAGCTGCTGGAGTCAGAGGTTCCTCTGGAAGTGTGTCTAAGCACAGTGAAACTACTCATGGCTgaagacag AGAGACATTGGCCTTTGACTACCTGAAGAGGGTGTGCCAGCACTTTGAGTCGTCCCCTGAACTGGGCAGTGCCCTGGTCCTGCACATTGAGCTGCTGCTGCAGAGAGGCAAGGAGCTTCTGGGAAAACAGAAAATAGAGGACATCATCACAG GCCACTACACTGGTAAACAGCTGTCTCCTCAGACTCTCACCTGTTTACATCTCCTGCTCTGGGACAAAGCCTCCAAGAACTTTGAG ACTAAGAACTTCTCAGAGGCTCTGCAGTGGTATAACTACTCCTTGAGTTTCTACAAGGCTGGCCAGATGGAGCCCAACCTGGCCAAGCTTCAGAGGAACAGAGCTTCCTGCTTACTGCAACTGCAGCAGCTGGACAAG gccaaAGAAGCAAtaaaggaggcagagagatgtGATCCAAACAGCATCTTCACTCAGTTCAGTGTTTACAAGATTGCTGTCCTGGAGAACAATGTGGAGAAAG CTGCAGAGGCAGTGAAGGCCATCGCGGCTCTGGCCCAAGGTCCTTTGACCAGTGAGGACAGACTGCTAGTGGCTGAGAATGCTGCCTCCAACCTCCTCAGTCTTGCTGCTCAGATCGCTCTGGAG AATGAGCAACAAGACACAGCCATGAAGGCTCTGGAGAGTTTGTGTGAACACTCAAAAGATGAAGCTCAGGTTCTCACTgctctcag GTGTTTGGTTCGACTAGTGCTCTCAACAATAGAAAAGGCCAGTGGGGAGATAGG ACATGCGAATCTGGATATTCTGCTGTCATATCTAAAAATGG CACTGCAGAAAGTGTCACAGCTCAGCCCAGGGCCTAGCATGGCTGTAGAGCAGCGCACAGAGGACGCCAACTGGTTCAGGAAGATTG CTTGGAACTCTGCGCTGCAGTGTGAGAGCAGCCCTGACAGGATGAGGGATTTCTTTCTGTTCTCTTACCAG CTGTCCCAGTTCTGCCCCCCGGACCGGGCCGTGTTGATGGGCCAGAAGACATGCCTGCTGATGGCTGCTGCTGCCTCTCTGGAGCTCTGCAGGAAGTCTCCACACTCTGACCAG ACGGAGCAGCTGACACAAGCCCTGGAGCACATTCAGATCTGCTGGGAGGTCTGGAAGACTCTTAAAGCATCAG gggACAACTCCAAGGACCCAACCAACATTTTGCTGCTGCTGTATGAGTTTGAGGCTCGTGCCAAGCTCAACGACCCCAAGGTGGAGACAGTGCTGGAGTCAGTGCTGGAGCTGGATAATGTTGAGATCAAGGTGTTGGAGACCATGGCAG CCTTGGCCATGGAGCCTCCTGCCCACTTCCCTCTGCTGTGTAAGAAGGCCTTGAGGATCGCTCTGTCTCTGCACAGGAAACAACCACAAGCAGACCTGGCCCACTGCAG CCAGTGTGTCCACAGCCTGATCCAGCTGTCGCTACCCAGCGGCGTGTCGGATGTGGAGGCCCGTGTGCTGGAGGAGGTATGGGGCTACTATGAAGAGGCCCTGTCCATCATCACAGCCGCA CCTGAGGACTTCCCTGAGATGGAGATCCTGTGGCTGCTGACCCGAGCCTGGAACACAGGCATCCTGCTGTATAGCCTGGCCCAGTACCCCGAGGCTGAGAGGTGGTGTGGCCTGGGCATGAGCTTCCTCCGCCACCTGGGCTCCCTGCAGGAGAGCTACCAGACACAG ATGTCAGGTCTGTACAGTGAGGTCCTGGACAGACTTGACAAAGCCAAGAAGAACCTTATCATGGAGGAGTGA
- the tex11 gene encoding testis-expressed protein 11 isoform X1, with product MDMFVSNVKCLTERLLQKQLANTDEVIEKLFCEDFPRVTPLDPQLEESAIQLWNWAVTKRVGTAINEHQKAKVRHVACRLLYSCEPENPAEGAVRKQILMASKTGRTWLDCKKPQLADNFLSLAVKSLETLYSRLTSRGHGGADINTSKGDVEKDLLRVLSYQAESALAQENHQEAVACMQRCKEMLLRLPKETGYLSLMCYNFGVDSYNMKKYEESSFWLSQSYDIGKMNIKYSPGAEVQAKVLRLLATVYLKWDCQQFQEKALNAVNLANKESVHPSGLYLKIRILLRCGAQDDHVRAGVTELLESEVPLEVCLSTVKLLMAEDRETLAFDYLKRVCQHFESSPELGSALVLHIELLLQRGKELLGKQKIEDIITGHYTGKQLSPQTLTCLHLLLWDKASKNFETKNFSEALQWYNYSLSFYKAGQMEPNLAKLQRNRASCLLQLQQLDKAKEAIKEAERCDPNSIFTQFSVYKIAVLENNVEKAAEAVKAIAALAQGPLTSEDRLLVAENAASNLLSLAAQIALENEQQDTAMKALESLCEHSKDEAQVLTALRCLVRLVLSTIEKASGEIGHANLDILLSYLKMALQKVSQLSPGPSMAVEQRTEDANWFRKIAWNSALQCESSPDRMRDFFLFSYQLSQFCPPDRAVLMGQKTCLLMAAAASLELCRKSPHSDQTEQLTQALEHIQICWEVWKTLKASGDNSKDPTNILLLLYEFEARAKLNDPKVETVLESVLELDNVEIKVLETMAALAMEPPAHFPLLCKKALRIALSLHRKQPQADLAHCSQCVHSLIQLSLPSGVSDVEARVLEEVWGYYEEALSIITAAPEDFPEMEILWLLTRAWNTGILLYSLAQYPEAERWCGLGMSFLRHLGSLQESYQTQMSGLYSEVLDRLDKAKKNLIMEE from the exons ATGGATATGTTTGTTTCAAATGTGAAAT GTCTCACAGAGCGCTTGCTGCAGAAACAACTGGCTAATACAGATGAGGTTATTGAGAAGCTCTTTTGTGAAGACTTCCCAAGAGTAACACCACTGGATCCTCAG CTTGAAGAAAGTGCCATTCAGCTGTGGAATTGGGCAGTCACCAAACGTGTGGGAACAGCCATAAATGAGCACCAGAAAGCAAAAG tGCGTCATGTTGCATGCAGGCTGCTGTACTCCTGTGAGCCTGAGAATCCAGCAGAGGGCGCTGTGCGCAAACAGATCCTG ATGGCCAGCAAGACAGGAAGAACTTGGCTAGACTGTAAAAAGCCCCAGCTAGCTGATAACTTCCTGAGCCTTGCTGTCAAA AGCttggagacactgtacagccgaCTAACATCCCGAGGCCATGGAGGGGCAGACATCAACACATCGAAAGGAGATGTGGAGAAGGACCTGCTTCGAGTTCTGTCTTACCAAGCTGAGTCG GCACTTGCTCAAGAGAATCACCAAGAGGCTGTGGCCTGCATGCAGCGCTGTAAAGAAATGCTACTGCGGCTCCCCAAAGAG ACAGgctatctctctctcatgtgCTATAACTTCGGAGTGGATTCCTACAATATGAAAAAGTATGAGGAGAGTTCATTCTGGTTGAG CCAGAGTTATGACATAGGGAAGATGAATATAAAATACTCCCCTGGCGCTGAAGTACAA GCCAAGGTTCTGAGGCTCCTTGCCACTGTCTATCTAAAGTGGGACTGTCAGCAGTTTCAGGAGAAGGCACTCAATGCTGTGAACTTAGCCAATAAG GAAAGTGTGCATCCCTCTGGGCTCTACCTGAAGATCAGAATTCTACTGAGATGTGGGGCTCAGGATGACCACGTAAGAGCTG GAGTGACAGAGCTGCTGGAGTCAGAGGTTCCTCTGGAAGTGTGTCTAAGCACAGTGAAACTACTCATGGCTgaagacag AGAGACATTGGCCTTTGACTACCTGAAGAGGGTGTGCCAGCACTTTGAGTCGTCCCCTGAACTGGGCAGTGCCCTGGTCCTGCACATTGAGCTGCTGCTGCAGAGAGGCAAGGAGCTTCTGGGAAAACAGAAAATAGAGGACATCATCACAG GCCACTACACTGGTAAACAGCTGTCTCCTCAGACTCTCACCTGTTTACATCTCCTGCTCTGGGACAAAGCCTCCAAGAACTTTGAG ACTAAGAACTTCTCAGAGGCTCTGCAGTGGTATAACTACTCCTTGAGTTTCTACAAGGCTGGCCAGATGGAGCCCAACCTGGCCAAGCTTCAGAGGAACAGAGCTTCCTGCTTACTGCAACTGCAGCAGCTGGACAAG gccaaAGAAGCAAtaaaggaggcagagagatgtGATCCAAACAGCATCTTCACTCAGTTCAGTGTTTACAAGATTGCTGTCCTGGAGAACAATGTGGAGAAAG CTGCAGAGGCAGTGAAGGCCATCGCGGCTCTGGCCCAAGGTCCTTTGACCAGTGAGGACAGACTGCTAGTGGCTGAGAATGCTGCCTCCAACCTCCTCAGTCTTGCTGCTCAGATCGCTCTGGAG AATGAGCAACAAGACACAGCCATGAAGGCTCTGGAGAGTTTGTGTGAACACTCAAAAGATGAAGCTCAGGTTCTCACTgctctcag GTGTTTGGTTCGACTAGTGCTCTCAACAATAGAAAAGGCCAGTGGGGAGATAGG ACATGCGAATCTGGATATTCTGCTGTCATATCTAAAAATGG CACTGCAGAAAGTGTCACAGCTCAGCCCAGGGCCTAGCATGGCTGTAGAGCAGCGCACAGAGGACGCCAACTGGTTCAGGAAGATTG CTTGGAACTCTGCGCTGCAGTGTGAGAGCAGCCCTGACAGGATGAGGGATTTCTTTCTGTTCTCTTACCAG CTGTCCCAGTTCTGCCCCCCGGACCGGGCCGTGTTGATGGGCCAGAAGACATGCCTGCTGATGGCTGCTGCTGCCTCTCTGGAGCTCTGCAGGAAGTCTCCACACTCTGACCAG ACGGAGCAGCTGACACAAGCCCTGGAGCACATTCAGATCTGCTGGGAGGTCTGGAAGACTCTTAAAGCATCAG gggACAACTCCAAGGACCCAACCAACATTTTGCTGCTGCTGTATGAGTTTGAGGCTCGTGCCAAGCTCAACGACCCCAAGGTGGAGACAGTGCTGGAGTCAGTGCTGGAGCTGGATAATGTTGAGATCAAGGTGTTGGAGACCATGGCAG CCTTGGCCATGGAGCCTCCTGCCCACTTCCCTCTGCTGTGTAAGAAGGCCTTGAGGATCGCTCTGTCTCTGCACAGGAAACAACCACAAGCAGACCTGGCCCACTGCAG CCAGTGTGTCCACAGCCTGATCCAGCTGTCGCTACCCAGCGGCGTGTCGGATGTGGAGGCCCGTGTGCTGGAGGAGGTATGGGGCTACTATGAAGAGGCCCTGTCCATCATCACAGCCGCA CCTGAGGACTTCCCTGAGATGGAGATCCTGTGGCTGCTGACCCGAGCCTGGAACACAGGCATCCTGCTGTATAGCCTGGCCCAGTACCCCGAGGCTGAGAGGTGGTGTGGCCTGGGCATGAGCTTCCTCCGCCACCTGGGCTCCCTGCAGGAGAGCTACCAGACACAG ATGTCAGGTCTGTACAGTGAGGTCCTGGACAGACTTGACAAAGCCAAGAAGAACCTTATCATGGAGGAGTGA